The Pseudomonadota bacterium DNA segment GCTGAAGTAGCATCCGCTGTCCCAGGTTCGGGCTCCAGGCCTCATCGGCACCCTGGGTCCGGCGTTCTCGAACCGAACGAGCCGGACCATCCCGCTGTTGTTCCCGGCATGAGTCAGCAGCAACGACTCACCGGCGGCGTCTGCTGGCAGGCCCCAGGCGTCAAGCTCGCTGCGCTCAACGCTGCCTCGATGCACGGCTTCGTAACCACCGATTTGGGTAAAAAACGCGGCGCTGCGGTCCAGGTCGGTCACGCTGACCACCGCTTCGCGCCAGGGGGAATCGGTAATGGGCGCGACGGATTGCGCGCTTGTCGGCGTCACTGCGGCAAGGCCGGCCAGCAAACCGACGACAACACCGATCATCAATTTGAGCACTGGGTTCGCACGGTTGTCGGGCACACGCTAGTAAGCATAGCGCAGGGGGAAGCCCGAACCGAGCTGTGGGTCAAACGTGATAGTTGCTGACTGACCAGTCATTTAGTAAATTACTGACCTATGAGTCAGCAACATCAAGACGAAGCGTCTCCGGAACCACGATTTCAGCGGCGTAAGGACCAGCGGCCCAAAGAAATTGCTCAGGCTGCGCTGGAGGTTTTTGCCGAGCGCGGCTTTGCCGGAGCGCGAGTATCGGATGTCGCGGAGCGCGCAGGGGTCAGCAAGGGATTGATGTACCTCTACTACAAGACCAAGCAGGATCTCCTCAAGGCGGTCATCCGAGGTTTTATCGAGCCGAGGGTCCGGGACATCGCGGCTGCGATCGAGGGGTGGAATGGATCCGCCGCGGCTTTTCTCCGCGGACCGTTTCTCGAAACCATCAGCCAGCTTGCTGCCTCTCGGGCCGTAATCATCATCCGTCTGATGATGGCTGAGGGACCAAATCATCCTGATCTCACGAAGTACTACTATGATCACGTGATCACCGTTGGTCTCGGCGCTCTGTCGGGCCTGCTTGACCGGGCGGTAGAGCAGGGTGAGTTCCAAACGTCAGGCATCCACCGCTATCCGCAGCTGCTCCTGGCGCCGGTGGTAATGGCGGCGGTCTGGCAGACCGTGTTTGACCGGCACCAGCGGCTGGACGTGAAGGCATTTCTGGCCGCTCACGTGGAAACCGCCATCAGCGCTATGGCCCGGCCGCAGGGCGACGGGGTGACGCCATGAACCGTCGGCTGCTAACGCTGGGATTCATACTTTTGCTGCTGACTGCCTGCACCGACACGGATCCTAACCTGATGGTTGGGCAGCTCGAGACGGAGCGCGTGCAGGTCAGCGGTCCCATCACCGAACTGATCGTGGCCATGCCGGTTGCCGAGGGTCAGCGCGTTGCTGAGGGTGACGTGCTCTTCCAGCTCGATCCGGCGGTCACCAAGGCGGCCAGGGCCCGAGCGGTTGCGGTGCTGGCGGTGAGTGAGGCGCAGCTGGCGGAAACTCGCCGCGGTCCGCGGTCCGAAATCATCGCCGCGGCGGCGGCGCGTCAGATCCAGGCGAGCGAAGACCTGACCTTGCGAATAGCGGCCCTGAAACGGGTGCAGGACCTTCAGCGGCAAAACCTGGCCTCAGACGACGACTACGACCAGGCGCTGGCCGCCCAGAAAATGGCGCAAGCCAGACTAAAGGAATCGGAGGCCGCGCTCGCCGAGCTCCAAAACGGCAGCACTACCGAGGAGCTGGCGCGGGCGGCGGCGGCGGTCGAGCAGGCGCAGGCTGAGCTGGCGATGCTGGAGCTGGATCTGGAGCGGCTGACGGTCCGGGCACCGGTCGCAGGCAGGGTGGAGCAGGTGCTGATCGAGCAAGGCGAGCGTCCTCGCGCGGGTGACCCGGTACTGACGCTGCTGAGGCTCGATGACACCTTCGCACGCATTTACGTCCCGGCGCAGCTGCGATCTCAGGCTCGTGTCGGCCAGCCCGTGGAACTGCAGATTCAGGGCCAGGATGCGTTGCTTGGCGGCAGCCTGCGATGGGTGTCTGCCGATGCTGCGTTTACCCCGTATTTTGCGCTGACCCGCCACGACCGCGATCGACTGACCTATCCAGCCGAGGTGGCGCTGCAGGGCTCGGTCAGCGAGCTGCCGGCCGGTATGCCGCTGGAGGCGCGATTTGTCGACCCCTGAGCAGGCCGCGATTTCCGCCTCGGGGTTGAGCAAACAGTTTGTCCAGCTGCGGGCGGTATCCGACCTGAGCCTGGAGGTACCGCGGGCATCTATCTACGGTTTTCTTGGGCCAAACGGATCGGGGAAGTCCACCACCATCCGGATGCTCTGTGGGCTGCTCGCACCCACCAGCGGTGAAGCGCATGTGCTCGGGCTGTCGGTCGCAGGGAACGCCGCGCGGCTCAAGGCTCGTATCGGCTATATGACCCAGAAATTCTCGCTGTACGGGGACCTGAGCGTCCGGGAGAACCTCAGCTTTATCGCCAGCATCTATGGCCTCGCCGGACGTCGCGCGCGGGCGCGCATCGACGAACTGCAGCGCCGCTATGATCTGGTTGAGCAGCAAACTCAGCTGGC contains these protein-coding regions:
- a CDS encoding TetR/AcrR family transcriptional regulator encodes the protein MSQQHQDEASPEPRFQRRKDQRPKEIAQAALEVFAERGFAGARVSDVAERAGVSKGLMYLYYKTKQDLLKAVIRGFIEPRVRDIAAAIEGWNGSAAAFLRGPFLETISQLAASRAVIIIRLMMAEGPNHPDLTKYYYDHVITVGLGALSGLLDRAVEQGEFQTSGIHRYPQLLLAPVVMAAVWQTVFDRHQRLDVKAFLAAHVETAISAMARPQGDGVTP
- a CDS encoding HlyD family efflux transporter periplasmic adaptor subunit, with the protein product MNRRLLTLGFILLLLTACTDTDPNLMVGQLETERVQVSGPITELIVAMPVAEGQRVAEGDVLFQLDPAVTKAARARAVAVLAVSEAQLAETRRGPRSEIIAAAAARQIQASEDLTLRIAALKRVQDLQRQNLASDDDYDQALAAQKMAQARLKESEAALAELQNGSTTEELARAAAAVEQAQAELAMLELDLERLTVRAPVAGRVEQVLIEQGERPRAGDPVLTLLRLDDTFARIYVPAQLRSQARVGQPVELQIQGQDALLGGSLRWVSADAAFTPYFALTRHDRDRLTYPAEVALQGSVSELPAGMPLEARFVDP